A window of Drosophila subobscura isolate 14011-0131.10 chromosome E, UCBerk_Dsub_1.0, whole genome shotgun sequence contains these coding sequences:
- the LOC117889871 gene encoding uncharacterized protein LOC117889871, with protein MRSKKPVWLLFKLLELLLSFCCCFIHWRCCQTQGIPHIFLLCGCYGGSSIICVLSIVGMFYAEKPTMKLESVFSAVLGTLHLVTIFVHIYLALHGDRLGDNWQGFYVCCRDNAKVALYATAVYYLHCTFALDLLLTHRPRYIECPDGSVRKQPRHPRRSMRPLKLYFISIGAENYLNRFRWFHLLTANMLVSAQPSQKTLDESSSSKEEQVPLAQPLNVN; from the coding sequence ATGCGCTCCAAGAAGCCCGTGTGGCTGCTCTTCAAGCTCCTCGAACTGCTGttgagcttctgctgctgctttatccactggcgctgctgccagaCTCAAGGCATCCCACACATCTTTCTGCTGTGCGGCTGCTACGGCGGCTCCAGCATCATCTGCGTGCTGTCCATTGTCGGCATGTTCTACGCGGAGAAGCCAACCATGAAGCTGGAGTCGGTGTTCAGCGCAGTGCTGGGCACGCTGCATTTGGTGACCATCTTTGTACACATTTATCTGGCGCTGCATGGCGACAGGCTGGGGGACAACTGGCAAGGCTTCTACGTGTGCTGCAGGGACAATGCCAAAGTGGCGCTCTACGCCACAGCCGTCTACTACCTCCACTGCACCTTTGCgctggatctgctgctgaCACACAGGCCCAGATATATCGAGTGCCCGGATGGCAGTGTGCGCAAACAGCCCCGGCATCCGCGACGCAGCATGCGCCCGCTCAAGCTCTACTTCATCAGCATTGGCGCTGAAAATTATCTAAATCGCTTTCGCTGGTTCCACCTGCTCACAGCCAACATGCTGGTGAGCGCTCAGCCATCCCAGAAGACCCTAGATGAGTCCTCCAGCTCCAAAGAGGAGCAAGTTCCATTAGCACAACCActtaatgttaattaa